From a region of the Rouxiella sp. S1S-2 genome:
- the rhaR gene encoding HTH-type transcriptional activator RhaR, which produces MTLRLPKADYLPSELMPVAVADRAPQPSFPAHTHAFCEIVIVWRGNGLHVLNDRPWLVTCGDIFYIKENDCHSYDSVNDLVLDNIIYCPERFKLGLNWSEILPHEASESPTHWRLTTRGMALARGVILQLVQETRKSDVLSLQLTEALFLQLALILRRHRYAADKAYALPEGEQLDLLMSAIQADVGKNLCLATFCEQHQLSERSLKQLFRQQTGMSIGHYLRQLQLCQAKHLLRSSESLITDVAARCGFDDSNYFSVVFTRETGMTPSAWRQQFERTPKFAL; this is translated from the coding sequence ATGACACTCCGTTTGCCAAAAGCCGACTATTTGCCCTCTGAACTGATGCCGGTCGCGGTCGCCGACCGAGCGCCGCAGCCGTCATTCCCCGCGCACACGCACGCGTTCTGCGAGATCGTTATTGTCTGGCGCGGCAATGGGTTACACGTGCTGAATGACAGGCCGTGGTTGGTTACCTGTGGCGATATTTTCTATATCAAAGAGAACGACTGCCACAGTTACGATTCGGTCAACGACTTGGTGCTAGATAATATTATTTACTGTCCGGAGCGCTTTAAACTCGGGCTGAACTGGTCTGAAATACTGCCGCATGAGGCGTCGGAAAGCCCCACCCACTGGCGGCTGACCACGCGTGGCATGGCGCTGGCCCGAGGGGTAATTTTACAACTGGTGCAGGAGACTAGAAAAAGCGACGTGTTGTCGCTGCAGCTGACTGAGGCGCTGTTTTTACAGCTGGCGCTTATTCTGCGGCGCCACCGCTATGCGGCCGACAAGGCCTATGCACTGCCTGAAGGCGAACAGCTGGATTTATTGATGTCGGCGATTCAGGCAGACGTGGGAAAAAATCTTTGTCTGGCGACGTTTTGTGAACAACACCAGCTGTCGGAACGCAGTTTAAAGCAGCTGTTTCGCCAACAAACCGGCATGAGCATCGGACACTATTTACGTCAGTTGCAGCTTTGTCAGGCCAAGCACCTGCTGCGCAGCAGCGAGAGCCTGATTACCGACGTAGCGGCGCGCTGCGGCTTCGACGACAGTAACTATTTTTCCGTGGTGTTCACCCGAGAAACAGGCATGACCCCCAGCGCCTGGCGCCAACAGTTTGAGCGAACGCCAAAATTTGCGCTTTGA
- the rhaS gene encoding HTH-type transcriptional activator RhaS, translating into MTILHSVDFFPAGGFSIAVEPRAPQGAFPEHHHDFHEIVLVEQGSGVHVLNGQPQTLCGGCVCFIRDHDRHLYEQTDNLHLTNVLYRGPEAFRFLSGLRDLLPQEQEGNYPSLWRINNKVMAQAKTLIDQLPRSVAQFCIEQQAEQELRFMQLLVLLRQGRSAQQDNNQESRLRHLLDWLNEHYSEEIDWDELASHFSLSLRTLHRQLKQQTGSTPQRYLNRLRLLQSRHLLRHSEMRVTDIAFQCGFSDSNHFSTLFKREFGYAPRNVHQHMN; encoded by the coding sequence ATGACCATATTACACAGCGTTGATTTTTTCCCTGCCGGTGGTTTTTCAATTGCGGTTGAGCCGCGTGCGCCTCAGGGGGCTTTTCCTGAGCATCATCATGATTTTCATGAAATTGTCCTAGTTGAACAAGGCAGCGGCGTACACGTGCTTAACGGCCAGCCGCAGACACTGTGCGGGGGCTGCGTATGTTTTATTCGCGACCACGACCGGCATCTTTATGAACAAACCGACAATTTGCATCTGACCAACGTGCTGTATCGCGGTCCCGAGGCCTTCCGATTTCTTTCGGGGCTGCGCGACCTGCTGCCGCAGGAGCAGGAAGGCAATTACCCGTCGCTGTGGCGCATCAACAATAAGGTGATGGCGCAGGCCAAAACGCTGATTGACCAACTGCCGCGCAGCGTGGCGCAATTTTGTATTGAACAACAGGCCGAACAGGAGCTGCGCTTTATGCAGCTCCTGGTGCTGCTGCGCCAGGGCCGCAGTGCGCAGCAGGACAACAATCAGGAGAGTCGCCTGCGTCATCTGCTTGATTGGTTAAACGAGCACTACAGCGAAGAAATAGACTGGGACGAACTGGCAAGCCATTTTTCCCTGTCGCTGCGCACGCTGCATCGTCAGTTAAAGCAGCAAACCGGCAGTACGCCGCAGCGCTATCTCAACCGCCTGAGGCTGCTGCAGTCGCGCCACCTGCTGCGCCACAGCGAAATGCGGGTCACGGATATTGCCTTCCAATGCGGGTTTAGCGACAGCAACCATTTTTCGACGCTGTTTAAACGTGAGTTTGGCTATGCACCGCGCAACGTGCATCAGCACATGAATTAA
- the rhaB gene encoding rhamnulokinase yields MVAIDLGASSGRIMLARSDLQRGTLTLREVSRFPNHLVHINEHECWDVDALEQAIRAGLQQLDDEGITLDSLGIDTWGVDFVLLDAHGRRLAPAVSYRDRRTHGVMAKAQCALSRETIYRQTGIQFLPFNTLYQMRALTQAQPELVANIAHVLMIPDYLHYRLTGQLCWEYTNATTTQMLNIESGKWDSKLLHWAGAKARWFGRPSQPGSRVGEWTSARGKSVPVTAVATHDTASAVLGTPLGDADAAYLSSGTWSLMGFESLTPFNSRAALAANITNEGGAEGRYRVLKNIMGLWLLQRVCDELHIDDLCTLIDDAAQQKACRGLINPNDERFINPSSMVREIQDACVENAMPQPQTAAELARCIFDSLALLYRQVLEELASVRGKSFTQLHIVGGGCQNHFLNQLCANACGLPVIAGPVEASTLGNIGCQLIALGDFSDVSAFRQHVGERFPLHRIEPHSDSAIAANWPRFQALSQPNKEFCL; encoded by the coding sequence ATTGTCGCAATCGACCTCGGGGCCTCCAGTGGCCGCATCATGCTGGCCCGTTCCGACCTCCAACGGGGCACGTTGACACTGCGGGAAGTCAGCCGTTTTCCTAATCATCTGGTGCACATCAATGAACATGAATGCTGGGATGTTGACGCGCTGGAGCAGGCCATTCGCGCCGGTTTGCAGCAGCTGGACGACGAAGGTATTACACTGGACAGCCTTGGCATCGATACCTGGGGCGTCGATTTTGTGTTACTGGATGCCCACGGCAGACGCTTGGCACCCGCTGTTTCTTATCGCGACAGGCGCACTCACGGTGTAATGGCCAAAGCGCAGTGCGCGCTGAGTCGTGAGACCATTTACCGGCAAACCGGCATTCAATTTCTGCCCTTTAACACTCTTTATCAGATGCGCGCCCTGACTCAGGCACAGCCCGAGCTGGTGGCGAACATCGCCCACGTTTTGATGATCCCCGACTATTTGCACTATCGCCTCACCGGCCAACTCTGCTGGGAATACACCAATGCGACCACCACGCAAATGCTCAATATCGAGAGCGGCAAGTGGGACAGCAAACTGCTGCACTGGGCTGGCGCCAAGGCTCGATGGTTTGGTCGCCCGTCGCAGCCAGGTTCTCGGGTAGGCGAATGGACAAGCGCGAGAGGCAAAAGCGTGCCGGTGACGGCGGTAGCCACACACGACACGGCCAGCGCGGTACTGGGCACGCCACTGGGCGATGCAGATGCGGCGTATCTCAGCTCAGGCACTTGGTCTCTGATGGGTTTTGAAAGCCTGACGCCGTTCAACAGTCGCGCCGCGTTGGCCGCCAACATTACCAACGAGGGCGGCGCAGAAGGGCGCTATCGGGTGCTGAAAAATATTATGGGACTGTGGCTGCTGCAAAGAGTTTGCGACGAGCTGCACATCGACGATTTATGCACACTTATCGACGATGCCGCGCAGCAAAAGGCCTGCCGTGGATTAATTAATCCCAACGATGAGCGTTTTATTAATCCGTCGAGCATGGTGCGTGAAATTCAGGACGCCTGCGTTGAAAACGCTATGCCACAGCCGCAAACCGCTGCCGAACTGGCGCGCTGCATTTTCGACAGTTTGGCGTTGCTCTATCGCCAGGTGCTTGAAGAGCTCGCCAGTGTGCGCGGAAAATCGTTTACCCAGCTGCACATCGTCGGCGGCGGTTGTCAGAACCATTTCCTCAATCAGCTTTGCGCCAATGCCTGTGGCCTGCCGGTCATTGCCGGTCCGGTCGAGGCCTCGACGCTGGGCAATATCGGCTGTCAGCTGATCGCGTTGGGCGATTTCAGCGACGTCAGCGCGTTCCGCCAGCACGTCGGCGAACGCTTCCCGCTACACCGCATTGAACCCCATTCTGACAGCGCCATCGCGGCCAACTGGCCACGTTTTCAGGCGCTAAGCCAACCTAATAAGGAATTTTGCTTATGA
- a CDS encoding L-rhamnose isomerase, which yields MTKLIDQAFELAKQRFAAVGVDVEAALSRLDTVPVSMHCWQGDDVRGFENPQGALTGGIQATGNYPGRATTAAELRADLDKAMSLIPGPKRLNLHAIYLESDRPVERTDIEPKHFSNWVEWAKKSRIGLDFNPTCFSHPHSADGFTLASASAEIRQFWIEHCKASRKISASFGEQLGTASVMNIWVPDGMKDLTIDRMGPRRRLMNSLDEIIKEKLNPAQHIDAVESKLFGIGAESYTVGSNEFFLGYATSRQTALTLDAGHFHPTEVISDKISTAMLYVPRLLLHVSRPVRWDSDHVVILDDETQAIASEIARNDLFDKVHIGLDFFDASINRIAAWVIGTRNAKKALLRALLEPIEPLRNAENDGDYTLRLALLEEQKSLPWQAVWETYCLRNDVPADAGWITDVRRYEQQILRQR from the coding sequence ATGACCAAGCTTATCGATCAGGCGTTTGAACTGGCTAAACAGCGTTTTGCTGCCGTAGGTGTGGACGTTGAGGCCGCGCTGAGCCGCTTAGACACCGTGCCGGTTTCCATGCACTGCTGGCAGGGCGACGACGTGCGCGGTTTTGAAAACCCGCAGGGCGCGCTGACCGGTGGCATTCAGGCGACGGGTAATTATCCCGGACGTGCGACTACGGCGGCTGAGCTACGCGCTGACCTTGATAAGGCAATGTCGCTGATACCGGGACCAAAACGCCTGAATCTGCACGCGATTTATCTTGAAAGCGACCGGCCAGTTGAACGCACGGATATCGAGCCGAAACACTTCAGCAACTGGGTCGAGTGGGCCAAAAAAAGTCGCATTGGGCTGGATTTTAACCCGACCTGTTTTTCTCATCCACACAGCGCCGACGGTTTCACCCTCGCCAGCGCCAGCGCTGAAATCCGTCAGTTCTGGATTGAGCACTGTAAGGCCAGCCGCAAAATCTCGGCATCGTTTGGTGAGCAACTCGGCACGGCGTCGGTGATGAACATTTGGGTGCCAGACGGCATGAAAGACCTGACTATTGACCGCATGGGCCCACGTCGGCGCTTGATGAATTCGCTGGATGAAATCATCAAAGAGAAACTGAACCCCGCGCAGCATATCGACGCGGTTGAGAGCAAGCTGTTCGGCATTGGCGCCGAGAGTTACACGGTGGGTTCCAACGAGTTTTTCCTGGGCTACGCCACCAGCCGTCAGACTGCGCTGACGCTCGACGCCGGTCATTTCCATCCTACTGAAGTGATTTCCGACAAAATTTCGACCGCCATGCTTTACGTGCCGCGACTGCTACTGCACGTCAGCCGTCCGGTACGCTGGGACAGCGATCACGTGGTGATTCTGGATGATGAAACTCAGGCCATCGCCAGCGAAATCGCCCGCAACGACCTGTTTGACAAGGTTCACATCGGGTTGGACTTCTTCGACGCCTCCATCAACCGCATTGCGGCTTGGGTTATCGGCACGCGCAATGCTAAAAAAGCCCTGCTGCGCGCGCTGCTAGAACCTATTGAGCCACTGCGCAACGCCGAAAATGACGGCGACTATACCCTGCGTCTGGCGCTGCTGGAGGAGCAAAAATCTCTGCCGTGGCAGGCGGTGTGGGAAACCTATTGTCTGCGTAACGACGTGCCCGCCGATGCCGGCTGGATTACCGACGTGCGTCGCTACGAACAACAAATACTCCGTCAACGTTAA
- the rhaD gene encoding rhamnulose-1-phosphate aldolase produces MQSILSSWFVQGMVKATADMWLKGWDERNGGNISLRLLAEDVKPFEADFVTEPRHIELTQAAPLLANCWFLVTGSGKFFRNVQLDPADTLVLLQVSNDGRSYKIHWGLVNGGVPTSELASHFQSHSVRKQLTHGRDRVIMHCHATNFMALSYVLELDAARFTRQLWEGSTECLVVFPDGVGIVPWTVPGTDGIGEKTAEQMKHHSIVLWPFHGIFGAGPTLDETFGLIDTAEKSSEVLVKVISMGGMKQTISTQELIALGKRFGVTPWQDALHLDKRNVA; encoded by the coding sequence ATGCAAAGCATTCTTTCTTCGTGGTTTGTGCAGGGAATGGTGAAAGCCACTGCGGATATGTGGCTCAAGGGGTGGGACGAGCGCAACGGCGGCAATATCAGCCTGCGGTTGCTGGCGGAAGACGTGAAGCCGTTTGAGGCGGATTTTGTGACTGAACCGCGTCACATCGAGCTGACTCAGGCCGCGCCACTGCTGGCGAACTGCTGGTTTTTGGTTACCGGCTCCGGCAAGTTTTTCCGCAATGTGCAGCTTGATCCAGCCGACACGCTGGTGCTGCTGCAGGTCAGTAACGACGGGCGTTCGTACAAAATTCATTGGGGGCTGGTCAACGGTGGCGTGCCGACGTCAGAGCTGGCATCGCATTTCCAGTCACACAGCGTACGCAAGCAGCTGACTCACGGCAGAGATCGGGTGATTATGCACTGCCACGCCACAAACTTTATGGCGCTGAGTTACGTGCTGGAATTGGACGCCGCCCGCTTCACCCGTCAGCTTTGGGAAGGCAGCACCGAGTGTCTGGTGGTGTTTCCTGACGGCGTGGGCATCGTACCGTGGACGGTGCCGGGCACCGATGGCATCGGCGAAAAAACTGCTGAACAGATGAAGCATCATAGCATCGTGCTGTGGCCGTTCCACGGTATTTTCGGCGCCGGACCGACTCTGGACGAAACGTTTGGGCTGATCGATACGGCAGAAAAATCGTCGGAAGTGCTGGTGAAAGTGATATCGATGGGCGGCATGAAGCAGACGATTTCTACACAGGAGCTTATCGCGCTCGGCAAACGCTTTGGCGTTACTCCGTGGCAGGATGCACTGCACTTGGACAAACGCAATGTTGCGTAA
- the rhaM gene encoding L-rhamnose mutarotase — MLRKAFVMQVHPHAHAEYARRHAPIWPELEQTLKTHGAHHYSIFLDEERHLLFAVVEIESQSRWDAVAQTEVCQRWWLSMCELMPSNADNSPLSRELTSVFYML; from the coding sequence ATGTTGCGTAAAGCCTTTGTGATGCAGGTACATCCGCACGCGCACGCTGAATATGCGAGGCGGCATGCGCCCATCTGGCCGGAACTTGAGCAAACTCTGAAGACGCATGGAGCACATCACTACAGTATTTTTCTCGATGAAGAGCGGCATTTGCTGTTCGCTGTGGTCGAGATTGAATCGCAGTCCCGTTGGGACGCGGTGGCGCAAACCGAAGTATGCCAGCGCTGGTGGCTGTCGATGTGTGAGTTGATGCCGAGCAATGCGGATAATAGTCCGCTGAGCCGGGAATTAACGTCAGTGTTTTATATGCTGTAG
- a CDS encoding YhgN family NAAT transporter, translating to MTEMISATILLFLIMDPLGNLPIFMSVLKHLDPKRRRVVLIREMLIALILMLIFLFAGEKILSFLNLRTETVSISGGIILFLIAIKMIFPSQENNSSGLPAGEEPFLVPLAIPLVAGPSILATLMLLSHQYPHQIGHLTLALFIAWGLSMGILLLSNLFLRLLGDRGVSALERLMGLVLVMLSTQMFLDGIRAYLKI from the coding sequence ATGACTGAAATGATTTCAGCCACGATATTGTTGTTTTTAATTATGGATCCACTGGGCAATCTGCCGATTTTTATGTCGGTGCTCAAGCATCTGGATCCGAAACGTCGTCGTGTGGTGTTGATCCGCGAAATGTTGATCGCGCTGATCCTGATGCTTATCTTCCTCTTTGCCGGCGAGAAGATCCTGTCCTTCCTGAATTTGCGCACTGAAACGGTGTCAATTTCCGGCGGGATCATTCTGTTTTTAATCGCTATCAAGATGATTTTCCCTTCTCAGGAAAATAACAGCTCCGGTCTGCCTGCGGGCGAAGAACCTTTTCTGGTGCCGCTGGCGATACCGCTGGTCGCCGGGCCGTCAATATTGGCCACGCTGATGCTGCTTTCGCACCAATATCCCCATCAGATTGGTCACCTGACGCTGGCGCTCTTTATTGCCTGGGGACTGTCGATGGGGATTTTACTGCTGTCGAACCTTTTCCTGCGCCTGCTAGGCGACAGAGGCGTCAGTGCACTTGAACGCCTGATGGGATTGGTATTGGTGATGCTCTCAACGCAGATGTTCCTTGATGGGATCAGGGCCTATTTGAAGATTTAG
- the asd gene encoding aspartate-semialdehyde dehydrogenase, which yields MKNVGFVGWRGMVGSVLMQRMTEERDFDAIRPVFFSTSQHGQPSPVFGGHQGTLQDAFDLDALSALDIIITCQGGDYTNEIYPKLREIGWKGYWIDAASSLRMKDDAIIILDPVNKSVIHEGIDKGVKTFVGGNCTVSLMLMSLGGLFANNLVEWASVATYQAASGGGARHMRELLTQMGMLHNSVAHELQNPASAILDIERNVTALTRSGTLPTDNFGVPLAGGLIPWIDKQLDNGQTKEEWKGQAETNKILNTSSIIPVDGLCVRIGALRCHSQAFTLKLKKDVSIPEIEQMLATHNDWVRVIPNDRELSMRELTPAAVTGTMNTPVGRLRKLNMGPEYLSAFTVGDQLLWGAAEPLRRMLRILL from the coding sequence ATGAAAAATGTAGGTTTCGTCGGCTGGCGCGGTATGGTCGGTTCTGTGCTCATGCAACGCATGACAGAAGAGCGCGATTTTGACGCCATTCGTCCGGTATTCTTCTCCACTTCGCAGCACGGCCAGCCTTCGCCGGTATTTGGCGGCCATCAGGGCACGCTGCAAGACGCCTTTGATCTGGACGCACTGAGTGCGCTGGATATTATCATTACCTGTCAGGGCGGGGATTATACCAATGAAATCTATCCAAAGCTGCGTGAAATCGGCTGGAAGGGTTACTGGATAGACGCCGCTTCTTCTTTAAGAATGAAAGATGACGCGATTATTATTCTGGACCCGGTCAACAAGTCAGTGATTCATGAAGGCATCGACAAAGGCGTAAAAACCTTCGTGGGCGGTAACTGTACCGTGAGCCTGATGCTGATGTCGCTCGGTGGCCTGTTTGCCAACAACCTGGTCGAATGGGCGTCGGTAGCGACCTATCAGGCAGCCTCAGGCGGTGGTGCACGTCACATGCGCGAGCTGCTGACTCAAATGGGCATGTTGCACAATAGCGTCGCGCACGAACTTCAGAACCCAGCGTCGGCAATACTTGATATTGAACGCAACGTGACGGCGCTGACCCGCAGCGGCACGCTGCCGACGGACAACTTCGGTGTACCTCTGGCTGGCGGCCTGATCCCGTGGATCGACAAACAGCTCGACAACGGCCAGACCAAAGAAGAGTGGAAAGGCCAGGCCGAGACCAACAAAATTCTGAACACCTCGAGTATTATTCCGGTAGACGGTCTGTGCGTGCGCATCGGCGCGCTGCGTTGCCACAGCCAGGCATTCACGTTGAAACTGAAAAAAGACGTGTCAATTCCTGAAATCGAGCAGATGTTGGCGACCCACAATGACTGGGTTCGCGTTATTCCTAATGACCGCGAACTGTCGATGCGTGAACTGACGCCGGCTGCGGTAACGGGCACCATGAATACGCCGGTGGGACGTCTTCGCAAGCTGAATATGGGGCCTGAATATCTTTCAGCCTTCACCGTGGGTGACCAACTGCTGTGGGGCGCTGCCGAACCGCTGCGCCGCATGCTGCGTATTTTGCTTTAA
- the glgB gene encoding 1,4-alpha-glucan branching enzyme: protein MPVLPDQHVINQIISGRYADPFSLLGMHEVAAGLEVRALLPDAEQVWVIDAQKQSRVAELSRYDDRGFFVGLLPRRKKFFRYQLEVRWGDNVHIIDDAYRFGTLLQELDIWLLAEGTHIRPYEKLGAHPQNLDGVDGVSFAVWAPNAIRVSVVGEFNFWDGRRHPMRLRRENGIWELFVPAACEGQLYKFEIIDCRGHVSLRADPYAFEAQMRPDTASLVRKLPEKVDYSPERKKANALNQPVSVYEVHLGSWRRHADNNYWLSYGELAEQLVSYAKWMGFTHIELMPVNEHPFDGSWGYQPLGMYAPTRRYGSPHEFKAFIDAAHNAGLNVILDWVPGHFPSDAYGLAQFDGTALYEYADPREGYHQDWNTLIYNYGRHEVRNYLAGNGFYWIERYGIDGLRVDAVASMIYRDYSRKAGEWIPNHYGGRENLEAISFLQYTNHTIGKELGGAVTMAEESTDYPGVTMPPEANGLGFHYKWNLGWMNDSLKYMQLDPVHRKYHHNLLTFGVLYTYTENFILPLSHDEVVHGKGSLIDKMPGDAWQKFANLRAYYGFMWAHPGKKLLFMGCEFAQGREWNFNQSLDWHLLDDPNGWHSGVQNLVRDLNHTYQQQSALYELDFNPRGFEWLVVDDHENSIFAFARRDEHGNELIAVSNFTPVPRYGYRIGVSRPGRYHEVLNTDSHHYHGSNIGNAGDVYTDAYPSHQREHSLSLVIPPLATIYLRREDC from the coding sequence ATGCCAGTACTTCCCGACCAGCACGTCATTAATCAGATTATTTCCGGCCGCTATGCCGATCCCTTCTCTTTGCTGGGGATGCATGAGGTTGCCGCAGGGCTGGAGGTGCGCGCACTTTTACCTGACGCCGAGCAGGTCTGGGTGATTGACGCCCAAAAACAGAGTCGGGTGGCTGAACTGAGCCGCTATGACGATCGCGGTTTTTTCGTCGGCCTGCTGCCACGGCGCAAAAAATTCTTTCGCTATCAGCTCGAAGTGCGCTGGGGCGACAACGTTCATATTATTGATGATGCCTATCGTTTCGGTACCTTGCTGCAGGAGCTGGATATTTGGCTGCTGGCGGAAGGTACCCATATTCGCCCCTATGAAAAACTGGGTGCGCATCCGCAGAATCTGGACGGCGTTGACGGGGTAAGTTTTGCCGTTTGGGCACCCAATGCCATCCGCGTTTCGGTGGTAGGAGAGTTCAACTTTTGGGACGGTCGCCGCCATCCGATGCGTCTGCGACGTGAAAACGGCATTTGGGAGCTGTTTGTGCCCGCAGCTTGTGAAGGCCAACTGTACAAGTTTGAAATTATCGACTGCCGAGGTCACGTCAGTCTTCGCGCCGACCCTTATGCTTTTGAAGCGCAGATGCGTCCGGATACCGCCTCGCTGGTGCGTAAACTGCCCGAAAAGGTCGACTATTCCCCAGAACGTAAAAAAGCCAATGCACTCAATCAGCCGGTGTCGGTTTACGAGGTACATCTTGGGTCCTGGCGTCGCCACGCGGACAATAATTACTGGCTGAGCTACGGCGAGCTGGCCGAGCAGCTGGTCTCTTATGCGAAATGGATGGGCTTCACCCACATTGAACTGATGCCGGTCAATGAACATCCATTTGACGGCAGTTGGGGCTATCAACCCCTGGGTATGTATGCGCCAACCCGCCGCTACGGTTCGCCTCACGAGTTTAAAGCCTTTATTGATGCGGCACACAACGCCGGATTAAATGTGATCCTCGACTGGGTGCCCGGTCATTTTCCTAGCGATGCCTACGGGCTGGCGCAGTTCGACGGCACGGCGCTGTATGAATATGCTGACCCGCGTGAAGGCTACCATCAGGACTGGAATACGCTAATTTACAACTATGGCCGCCACGAAGTCCGTAACTATCTGGCGGGCAATGGTTTCTACTGGATTGAGCGCTACGGAATCGACGGTCTACGGGTCGATGCGGTGGCGTCGATGATCTACCGCGACTACAGCCGTAAGGCGGGTGAGTGGATCCCCAATCACTACGGTGGCCGCGAAAATCTTGAAGCCATCTCTTTCCTGCAGTACACCAACCATACCATCGGTAAAGAGCTCGGCGGCGCGGTCACTATGGCCGAAGAGTCTACCGACTATCCCGGCGTAACCATGCCGCCCGAGGCCAACGGACTAGGTTTTCACTACAAGTGGAACCTGGGCTGGATGAACGACTCGCTAAAATACATGCAGCTTGATCCGGTTCACCGTAAGTATCACCACAACCTGCTGACTTTTGGTGTGCTCTACACTTACACCGAAAACTTTATCCTGCCGCTCTCGCACGATGAAGTGGTGCACGGCAAGGGTTCGCTGATTGACAAGATGCCCGGCGATGCCTGGCAAAAGTTTGCCAATCTGCGCGCCTATTATGGCTTTATGTGGGCACATCCGGGCAAAAAACTGCTGTTTATGGGCTGTGAGTTTGCGCAGGGCCGCGAGTGGAACTTTAACCAGAGTCTCGACTGGCACTTGCTCGACGACCCGAACGGTTGGCACAGCGGCGTGCAAAATCTGGTGCGCGACCTCAATCACACCTACCAACAACAGTCCGCGCTGTACGAGCTGGACTTCAATCCGCGCGGTTTTGAGTGGCTGGTGGTCGATGACCATGAAAACTCGATTTTTGCCTTTGCCCGCCGAGATGAGCACGGCAACGAGCTGATTGCGGTCAGTAATTTCACACCGGTTCCGCGCTATGGCTACCGCATTGGCGTGAGCCGCCCGGGTCGCTATCACGAAGTACTCAATACCGACTCCCATCATTATCACGGCAGCAATATCGGTAATGCGGGCGATGTTTACACCGACGCTTACCCAAGTCACCAGCGTGAGCACTCGCTTTCGCTGGTGATCCCGCCTTTAGCCACGATTTATCTGCGGCGGGAGGATTGCTGA